The proteins below come from a single Alkaliphilus sp. B6464 genomic window:
- a CDS encoding type II secretion system F family protein, which translates to MNFFQTIDWTSKSTLTVIFNILIVGSIIFLISNYLKQMQMKKKVSQTLVLVKSSQKKKDFIEEMIIRNKHLNKLAIDLEEKISICGFEDTTAYDIVKKSFIYAGIGTAIGIFILNPVAVLLFMIVGFVIPIIGLNDKVESQLKKMDKQILKAIQSFLNEYQKTQNIAEILEAICPKLEYPIRAEFERLLRLINSGMDLEDALYDFAKRMSNEWIYLFINALVINKENGSDITDVLMRTITKISNREIVQSEKDMEIFSGKILNRILMLTVPAAFVTVLILRPEAKDLFFHTTQGKMVINASVVLCIISFIINRVTSKM; encoded by the coding sequence ATGAATTTTTTTCAAACTATAGATTGGACATCCAAATCGACACTAACCGTTATTTTCAACATTTTAATTGTAGGTAGTATTATTTTTTTAATTTCAAACTATTTAAAACAAATGCAAATGAAAAAGAAGGTTTCTCAAACACTAGTTTTAGTAAAATCATCTCAAAAAAAGAAAGATTTTATTGAGGAAATGATAATAAGAAACAAACATCTTAATAAATTGGCAATTGACTTAGAAGAAAAAATATCAATATGCGGATTTGAGGATACTACAGCATACGATATTGTAAAAAAATCATTTATTTATGCGGGGATAGGTACTGCCATCGGGATATTTATTCTTAATCCAGTTGCAGTTTTACTTTTCATGATTGTGGGTTTTGTAATTCCTATTATCGGTCTCAATGATAAAGTCGAATCTCAACTGAAAAAAATGGATAAGCAAATTTTAAAAGCAATTCAATCATTTCTCAATGAATATCAAAAAACTCAAAATATTGCAGAGATTTTAGAAGCAATTTGCCCTAAACTGGAGTATCCAATTAGAGCAGAATTTGAAAGACTTTTAAGACTTATCAATTCAGGTATGGATTTAGAAGATGCTTTGTATGACTTCGCAAAGCGAATGAGCAATGAGTGGATTTATTTATTTATAAATGCACTTGTTATTAATAAAGAAAATGGCTCTGACATTACAGATGTACTAATGAGAACAATTACTAAGATTTCAAATAGAGAAATTGTTCAAAGTGAAAAAGATATGGAGATATTTAGTGGAAAGATTCTTAATAGGATTTTGATGTTAACAGTTCCTGCTGCATTTGTTACGGTATTAATTTTAAGGCCAGAGGCTAAGGATCTATTTTTCCACACCACACAAGGTAAAATGGTAATTAATGCATCAGTAGTGCTTTGTATTATAAGTTTTATTATAAACAGAGTAACATCAAAAATGTAA
- a CDS encoding PP2C family protein-serine/threonine phosphatase, with the protein MAFNYYGFSDIGKQLSVMEDFFDGFILNNNVLFICVADGLGAKKGTDVASVIAIDEFKKYMEKNLQSDNISEIEKHSKIALYLANRMIYNYRRIDEEKFGNFTTTFTAIAINNRKEIVIMHVGNTRVYLFRGGNLVQMTKDDTEAMTLLEQRKIKETDYSMHPDRNVLTKFLGMPDMDPFITKGVLQQEDIILLSTNGIYEMLDNEKITQILVNTESSKQACEWLIEGANEVGGVDNSAVVISYINF; encoded by the coding sequence ATGGCCTTTAATTATTATGGCTTTTCTGACATAGGTAAGCAACTATCAGTTATGGAGGATTTTTTTGATGGATTTATTTTAAATAACAATGTGCTATTTATATGTGTTGCGGATGGATTAGGTGCTAAAAAAGGCACAGATGTTGCGTCCGTCATAGCCATTGATGAATTTAAAAAATATATGGAGAAAAACCTTCAGAGCGATAATATAAGCGAAATAGAAAAACATTCAAAGATAGCACTGTATTTGGCTAACAGAATGATCTATAACTATCGCAGAATTGACGAGGAGAAGTTCGGAAATTTCACAACAACTTTTACTGCTATTGCTATTAATAATAGAAAAGAAATTGTAATTATGCATGTAGGAAATACAAGGGTTTATTTATTCAGGGGTGGCAACTTAGTGCAAATGACAAAAGATGATACAGAGGCTATGACTTTATTAGAGCAGAGAAAGATTAAAGAAACGGATTATTCTATGCATCCAGATAGAAATGTACTTACTAAATTTTTAGGTATGCCAGATATGGATCCTTTTATTACAAAAGGAGTATTGCAGCAAGAAGATATCATTTTACTTTCAACTAATGGAATTTATGAAATGCTTGATAATGAGAAAATAACACAGATCCTAGTAAATACTGAATCTTCAAAACAGGCTTGCGAATGGCTTATTGAGGGAGCAAATGAAGTTGGAGGAGTAGACAATTCGGCAGTAGTTATAAGTTATATTAACTTTTAA
- a CDS encoding AAA family ATPase, which translates to MGKIITLWSPANHTGVTTTAILLAEKISKEKTVCLIDMDLNNPDTTMYLNITDAEHNLDNLFPYIEGHTLTEEIFKMNLVKVNGFELLQGTKKIDKGPTFEIELLEPIIDMAKEMFDVVILNTRTSLDNAGTFLSLKKADRLVMVVNQNALHFRKFIEKSQLIGALLRDLLVVVNKYDKNIVLSLENITENLNTEVYPLSDVDHVVISNSINSQDLLFEIFSSKKAKKHEEELVVIKDKLLVDLGLKKEELDAKKKGFFFKK; encoded by the coding sequence ATGGGGAAAATAATCACTTTATGGTCTCCTGCTAATCATACGGGAGTAACTACTACTGCAATTTTATTAGCAGAAAAAATATCAAAAGAGAAAACGGTATGTTTGATTGATATGGATTTAAATAATCCAGATACAACAATGTACCTTAATATAACAGATGCCGAGCATAATCTGGACAATCTGTTCCCATATATTGAAGGACATACGCTTACGGAAGAAATCTTTAAAATGAATCTAGTAAAAGTGAATGGTTTTGAATTACTTCAAGGTACGAAGAAAATAGATAAAGGGCCTACATTTGAAATAGAACTTTTGGAGCCAATTATTGATATGGCAAAGGAAATGTTTGATGTTGTTATTTTGAACACAAGAACTTCTTTAGATAATGCAGGTACATTTCTAAGTCTTAAAAAGGCTGACAGGCTTGTAATGGTGGTAAATCAAAATGCATTACACTTTAGAAAATTTATCGAAAAGTCCCAACTTATAGGAGCACTGCTAAGAGATTTGCTTGTAGTTGTTAATAAGTATGACAAAAACATAGTTTTATCACTAGAAAATATTACTGAAAACTTAAACACAGAAGTATATCCATTAAGCGATGTAGATCATGTGGTTATATCAAACAGCATTAACTCACAGGATCTTTTATTTGAAATATTCTCAAGTAAAAAAGCCAAAAAACATGAAGAAGAACTTGTAGTTATTAAAGATAAATTGCTAGTTGATCTAGGACTCAAGAAAGAAGAATTAGATGCAAAGAAAAAAGGGTTCTTCTTCAAGAAATAA
- a CDS encoding CpaF family protein, translating to MSKIFNLDNLTDGNSVDTHTDQVLSLDKETFNLQNNVFNIDAHLSIINNHENLNVVTLIGMDEYEKVTKRVVDVLTNPKGTKEEKIQHNNLLARCAKGNRMAQKQVKSLIIKVLTEEKLIDSALIMSAADRIYKENYGLGEIQELYDDPQISEIWVNGYDHIWIDKGGVKTRLNKRFKNDLDVERVIQLMLRYDKKSISPTNPKIECRMEDGSRLTVMIPPTAKRPYINIRKFASFKITTENYLKSGAFNDEMAVLLQKLVKGRANMIVSGETASGKTTLLKYLVQYINPDYRIGVIESHFELKIDETYPERNIVSVEVHEEDPINISMKDLFISMLRFSPDVIIVGEARSNEAEEMIKAFRRGHQGSIGTIHSSSPNLAIADIMDMINEDGKARNAEMLLKKITNAVDIIIQLRRFSDGTRRITKISEIWATPENELEFRYEVRDIYSWIVDYKHPNDGYFKRVNEISKELKEKLFYYGLSEEELKNL from the coding sequence ATGTCCAAAATTTTTAATTTAGACAATCTAACGGATGGAAATTCTGTAGATACTCATACAGATCAAGTTCTAAGTTTAGATAAGGAAACATTTAATTTACAAAATAATGTATTTAATATAGATGCTCATTTATCAATCATTAATAATCACGAAAACTTAAATGTAGTAACTCTTATTGGTATGGATGAATATGAAAAGGTTACAAAAAGGGTAGTTGATGTATTAACTAATCCTAAAGGAACAAAAGAGGAAAAGATTCAACATAATAACTTACTTGCTAGATGTGCTAAAGGTAATAGAATGGCACAAAAACAAGTTAAGTCTCTTATAATTAAAGTTTTAACAGAAGAAAAGTTAATTGACTCTGCACTTATTATGAGTGCAGCAGACCGCATATATAAGGAGAATTACGGATTAGGGGAAATTCAAGAATTATATGATGATCCCCAAATTTCTGAAATATGGGTAAATGGTTATGATCATATTTGGATTGATAAAGGTGGAGTTAAAACAAGACTAAATAAGCGGTTTAAGAATGACCTTGATGTTGAGAGGGTTATTCAATTAATGCTTAGGTATGATAAAAAAAGTATTTCTCCTACAAATCCCAAGATAGAGTGTCGTATGGAAGATGGTTCTCGTCTTACAGTTATGATTCCTCCTACTGCTAAAAGACCTTATATTAACATTCGTAAGTTTGCATCATTTAAAATCACTACAGAGAACTATTTGAAATCAGGTGCTTTTAATGATGAAATGGCAGTATTACTTCAAAAGTTAGTAAAGGGAAGGGCAAATATGATTGTGTCAGGGGAGACTGCTTCTGGAAAAACAACTCTACTTAAATATTTAGTTCAATATATAAATCCAGATTATAGAATTGGTGTTATCGAATCTCATTTTGAGTTAAAAATAGATGAAACTTATCCTGAAAGAAATATTGTATCTGTTGAGGTACATGAAGAAGATCCAATAAATATATCTATGAAAGACTTATTTATATCTATGCTTCGTTTCTCTCCTGATGTAATTATAGTAGGAGAGGCTCGTTCAAACGAGGCTGAAGAAATGATTAAAGCATTTCGTAGAGGACATCAAGGTTCTATCGGAACAATTCACAGTTCATCTCCTAACCTTGCGATTGCAGATATTATGGACATGATAAACGAGGATGGTAAGGCTAGAAATGCGGAAATGCTACTCAAAAAGATTACTAATGCAGTAGATATTATTATTCAGTTAAGAAGATTTTCTGATGGCACAAGAAGAATTACCAAAATATCTGAAATTTGGGCTACGCCTGAAAATGAACTAGAATTTCGCTATGAGGTAAGAGATATTTATTCGTGGATTGTAGATTATAAACATCCTAATGATGGATATTTCAAAAGAGTAAATGAAATTAGTAAAGAACTTAAAGAAAAATTATTTTATTATGGTTTATCGGAAGAAGAATTAAAGAATCTATAG